In Littorina saxatilis isolate snail1 linkage group LG8, US_GU_Lsax_2.0, whole genome shotgun sequence, a single genomic region encodes these proteins:
- the LOC138974042 gene encoding uncharacterized protein: MAARNTQQTDADDWRQIVTSLYPDALTRTYCVPPVQFNRVPYVRDVVPGTGLSVHVLQPRASARFLHTALNTNPEGWTVPQHMWAEEPEPHIPPVGMQDSDLRDDFAQNHVMLNLQELGDSRDEAMFILSQLQFGSYLNEPAYAAAAKQLPRPKDLAQDRQGDFDFLLIHRQHGILIGELKSVGKTKGASNETVPPADPDLAKKVEKAVKQLDKSERVVRHLVSDIGPGMTVKKTLFLPYISCDQLERVLDNDEQLKQAVCQSLGAANTAEAVQLCCCSDQLSQPASYWHVTPAVLSQLSTWWQHRMACRPTVDTRLTDQLYLDIVARFVGPATTVSVPCYNNVRVEVRTAGQAVAELGRRLALLVLTLQQLGLMNRDPPLVYITGAPGTGKTVMLVLQGVRWLRQGHDVHVLSTGPHTRAVSTSIKQQLEMSLSAGPTPSLTPGSVSYHGHDFLDREANVEQAVTDLLACVKNGHLHVLIDEASFDSSQQHGPRHTRLVTRLAQQVPHLYLWCAGTNNRDIPPALQTQVFTVPLRSAPAVLREIQPVIHRINVHAYSDSGVPAPGDGLSVIRLSHHGNAHTGRWPLDCAQCGQDIAAVLRRLGVGRSAANSPSRLSYRDVFVLTRSGDLQDDVTDEAGRVTSPASGVVQGLKDAGVPVSVLGEQDLLHNRARWERAVQDVAVAATDTVTVAWYGYVTGLERRVVAVLQARDQYDDDDRGWTDEVIDLSDRLSAVSRCTTQLIMVRTPPVTTTTTPSLTTTTTPPPQPPTPQPNTTTTTTAITTATTRQYHQRRRPPPSPKGGEIGSVSCRDMPPSSPSPPPRPPPPQQQQRHRHHHHHHNNNNNNRHNHKNIAQNTTGYSWFSQSVITWRLPEKDFVSSMTQNKN; encoded by the exons ATGGCGGCCagaaacacacaacagacagacgCCGATGACTGGCGGCAGATCGTGACGTCACTctaccctgacgctctcacccgtacCTACTGTGTGCCGCCTGTACAGTTCAACAGGGTGCCCTACGTCAGGGACGTTGTACCCGGTACCGGTCTGTCTGTGCACGTGCTACAGCCACGAGCTAGTGCCCGGTTTCTCCACACAGCTCTTAATACCAACCCTGAGGGATGGACAGTACCGCAGCATATGTGGGCCGAGGAGCCAGAGCCACATATCCCACCAGTAGGAATGCAGGACAGCGACTTACGGGACGACTTCGCCCAGAACCACGTGATGCTAAACCTGCAGGAGCTTGGCGACAGTCGTGACGAGGCCATGTTCATCCTGTCTCAGCTACAGTTCGGCAGCTACCTCAACGAGCCTGCCTACGCCGCGGCCGCTAAACAGCTCCCACGACCAAAAGACTTAGCACAAGATCGTCAGGGCGATTTTGACTTTCTGTTGATCCACCGCCAGCACGGCATTCTGATCGGAGAGCTCAAGTCTGTGGGGAAAACCAAGGGTGCCTCGAACGAGACAGTCCCTCCGGCCGATCCTGACCTTGCCAAGAAGGTGGAGAAAGCGGTCAAGCAGCTGGACAAGTCGGAGAGAGTGGTAAGGCACCTTGTGAGTGACATCGGACCTGGCATGACTGTCAAGAAAACTCTCTTCCTTCCTTACATCAGCTGTGATCAGTTAGAGCGAGTCTTGGACAACGATGAACAGTTAAAACag GCGGTGTGTCAGAGCCTGGGTGCCGCCAACACAGCGGAGGCCGTCCAGCTGTGCTGTTGCTCTGACCAACTGTCCCAGCCTGCATCGTACTGGCACGTGACACCCGCCGTGTTATCACAGCTGAGCACCTGGTGGCAACACAGGATGGCCTGTAGGCCTACCGTGGACACTCGGCTCACTGATCAACTTTACCTGGACATCGTAGCCAG GTTTGTTGGTCCGGCCACCACGGTGTCTGTCCCCTGCTACAACAACGTACGTGTGGAGGTGCGGACTGCAGGCCAGGCGGTGGCGGAACTGGGGCGGAGGTTGGCACTTCTGGTTCTGACCCTGCAACAGCTGGGACTAATGAACCGAGACCCGCCACTGGTCTACATTACGGGAGCGCCAGGAACAG GTAAGACAGTGATGCTGGTGCTGCAAGGCGTGCGGTGGCTGCGACAGGGGCACGATGTGCACGTCCTGTCAACAGGGCCCCACACCCGGGCCGTCAGCACATCCATCAAACAACAGCTGGAGATGTCGCTGAGCGCGGGCCCAACGCCTTCCCTGACACCAGGCAGCGTGTCGTACCACGGGCACGATTTCTTGGACAGGGAGGCTAATGTCGAGCAGGCAGTCACCGACCTCTTGGCCTGTGTGAAAAACGGCCACCTACACGTCTTGATCGACGAGGCGAGCTTTGACAGCAG ccAGCAGCATGGTCCCCGTCACACACGCCTTGTAACACGCCTAGCGCAGCAAGTACCACACCTGTACCTGTGGTGTGCCGGTACTAATAACCGCGACATACCCCCAGCATTACAGACACAGGTGTTCACTGTTCCCCTCCGCTCGGCGCCCGCCGTCCTGCGTGAAATACAACCCGTGATTCACAGGATTAACGTCCACGCCTACAGCGACAGCGGCGTGCCTGCCCCTGGGGACGGGCTGAGCGTGATACGGCTGAGTCACCATGGCAACGCTCACACAGGTCGGTGGCCGTTGGACTGCGCACAGTGTGGTCAGGATATCGCTGCCGTGCTGCGCCGTCTGGGTGTGG GGAGGAGCGCCGCCAACAGTCCCTCCCGGCTGAGCTACCGCGACGTGTTCGTCTTGACCAGAAGCGGAGATCTACAGGATGACGTCACGGATGAGGCAGGGCGGGTGACGTCACCAGCTAGCGGCGTGGTGCAGGGACTGAAGGATGCAGGTGTACCGGTGAGTGTGTTGGGGGAACAAGACTTGCTACACAACAGGGCGAGGTGGGAGCGAGCTGTGCAGGACGTGGCGGTGGCGGCAACGGACACAGTGACAGTAGCGTGGTATGGCTATGTGACAGGCCTGGAGCGGCGCGTGGTGGCCGTGTTACAGGCCAGAGATcagtatgatgatgatgatagaggGTGGACTGATGAGGTGATTGATCTTAGTGACAGGCTGAGTGCAGTATCACGCTGCACCACACAGCTCATCATGGTCCGCACGCCTcctgtcaccaccaccaccacgccaTCCCTTACAACAACCACTaccccaccaccacaaccacccacACCACAACCTAATACAACAACCACTACTACCGCCATCACCACAGCGACCACCCGGCAATACCACCAGCGACGACGACCACCACCATCGCCAAAAGGAGGAGAGATAGGAAGTGTGTCTTGTCGGGACATGccgccatcatcaccatcaccaccaccacgaccaccaccaccacaacaacaacaacgtcaccgccaccaccaccaccaccacaacaacaacaacaacaaccgccaCAACCACAAGAACATTGCCCAAAACACAACAGGTTATTCCTGGTTTTCGCAGAGTGTAATCACTTGGAGATTGCCAGAAAAAGATTTCGTCAGTTCTATGACGCAAAACAAGAATTGA